A DNA window from Mastomys coucha isolate ucsf_1 unplaced genomic scaffold, UCSF_Mcou_1 pScaffold21, whole genome shotgun sequence contains the following coding sequences:
- the LOC116103579 gene encoding membrane-spanning 4-domains subfamily A member 14-like isoform X2 — translation MKSPSEEKRRNHVITIEPDETILTAYPYRPHSSLLEFLKGEPKLLGAIQILLSLFIVGFGIILALNFIFSSKKFPLVIFTGYPFWGAVIFFLTGYVTIFHDKPRQILKRDVITMNVISLFTALAGTALILLTFTQHHKFCQTPSLEGPCVVGRTLLLVVFFFPSECAQNTEHPAPEENNTLQFEFQEKSSKDNTASSIKSVFLGGYAFFKLRVSRNPSTPKTIPQKSDKGTSSMHFPGEQEAIPPLSPEQEAKLNAVPPPLTPHSSEDSPSQKDSRTDHLNDEDLSSLIHQTSDVQSNLPDYETASVKSLKTPSSHNFLHFLPDNLSSQSLMASLSTQVLQSKQPSLHISQSDDLISEDFLSENIPFQDNQSQDIPSQHTPSQDMQFQDILAQDIALQEIQSQETLYQDTLTQDILSQKTPSQESSYQDILTKDTSPQETHYQYILTKEIPFQETPFKGTPSQETPSPETPSQESPSKGTPSHRTPSQVTTPKGTPPQELSFQDILTKDTSSQETPYQETPFQDTLTQDIPSQDTQEETPFQNTPSQDIQYQDTPSQDKLSQSSQTQNAVPQDMPFSDLQIPNTQVQSQQYPEVFYRDIRTEVMELTQEWKPDQDMKPTRRLSLSLSGKHGQFHLKRNSLDLQVKSEKPRRYSEDLQSKSLRRKSIDQQIKAWLSSKKNTTEKQDAYTQTTEQLPHQQAEDQQAESQQAEGQQTKEKVPIQQSQDEQIKDQKSVEELLPEEHPNVREDEGQQSDKEPPPKEPAKDQHAKEQEVPKTQLQNWQGGQVLVKRAPRQLCDNWDSQSFQYTESSCSFWSTPSWQPSSQRSQDWISQGWRNKDWKTQEWQFDVKPSLDWESQELLERESLRQRALYQQIQPHTTIVHQTPCHQLQNFILQVGLCQDSRQQESGVLIEDVHEDDVQSGDREPGDTEDTCQKQTDQQSEDMRPDNYPVSCQSLVPYTYATCLSSIASEQEVQNNTPCSGSSKDLNATSSSSYQRDQQQSEESD, via the exons ATGAAGTCACCAtctgaggagaagagaaggaaccaTGTCATCACTATAGAGCCAGATGAAACTATCTTGACTGCCTATCCATATAGACCTCATAGTTCTCTGCTGGAATTCCTTAAGGGGGAACCAAAGCTTTTAGGG gCCATCcagattcttctttctctattcatTGTAGGCTTTGGAATTATATTAGCCCTTAATTTCATCTTTTCATCCAAAAAATTTCCTCTCGTGATCTTCACAGGATATCCATTCTGGGGAGCAGTTATT TTTTTTCTGACAGGATATGTCACAATATTCCATGATAAACCAAGACAAATTCTG AAGCGAGATGTCATAACCATGAATGTCATCAGCTTATTCACTGCATTAGCTGGGACTGCCTTGATCCTCCTCACCTTTACACAGCACCACAAATTCTGCCAGACACCCTCCCTTGAAGGACCGTGTGTTGTGGGCAGAACACTTCTCCTT GTTGTGTTCTTCTTTCCTTCAGAATGTGCTCAAAATACTGAACATCCTGCCCCAGAAGAAAACAATACATTACAATTTGAGTTTCAAGAAAAATCTTCCAAGGATAATACAGCTTCAAGCATAAAAAGTGTTTTCTTAGGAGGTTATGCTTTCTTCAAGTTAAGAGTCTCAAGAAATCCTTCAACTCCCAAAACTATCCCACAGAAAAGTGATAAAGGTACATCTTCTATGCATTTTCCAGGGGAACAGGAGGCTATTCCTCCACTCTCCCCAGAGCAAGAAGCCAAACTGAATGCTGTACCTCCCCCATTAACACCACATTCTTCAGAAGATAGTCCTTCTCAGAAAGACTCTAGAACTGATCACCTGAATGATGAGGACCTATCATCTCTTATACATCAGACTTCTGATGTGCAATCCAATTTGCCTGACTATGAAACTGCATCAGTCAAAAGTCTTAAAACTCCATCTTCACATAATTTCCTCCATTTTTTACCTGATAATTTGTCATCTCAATCACTAATGGCATCTCTGTCAACACAAGTCTTACAATCGAAACAGCCATCATTACATATTTCACAGTCTGATGATCTGATATCTgaagattttctttctgaaaacatACCATTTCAAGACAACCAATCCCAAGACATCCCTTCTCAACACACCCCATCCCAAGACATGCAATTCCAAGATATACTAGCTCAAGACATAGCATTGCAAGAGATTCAATCCCAAGAGACTCTGTACCAAGATACACTAACCCAAGACATACTATCTCAAAAGACTCCATCCCAAGAGTCATCATACCAAGATATACTAACTAAAGATACATCACCCCAAGAGACTCACTATCAATATATATTAACAAAAGAAATACCATTCCAGGAGACTCCATTCAAAGGGACTCCATCCCAAGAAACTCCATCCCCAGAAACTCCATCTCAAGAGTCTCCATCCAAAGGGACTCCATCCCACAGGACTCCATCCCAAGTGACTACACCCAAGGGAACTCCACCCCAAGAGCTGTCATTCCAAGATATACTAACTAAAGACACATCATCTCAAGAGACTCCATACCAAGAAACTCCATTCCAAGATACACTAACTCAAGATATACCATCCCAAGACACCCAAGAAGAGACTCCATTCCAAAATACTCCATCCCAGGATATACAATATCAAGATACACCATCTCAAGACAAACTATCCCAAAGTTCACAAACCCAAAATGCAGTACCTCAAGATATGCCATTTTCAGATCTTCAAATACCAAAcactcaagttcaaagccagcaatATCCAGAAGTTTTTTATAGGGACATTCGAACAGAAGTCATGGAGCTAACTCAAGAATGGAAGCCTGATCAGGACATGAAACCCACAAGAAGACTTTCCTTATCCTTGTCAGGCAAACATGGGCAATTCCATCTCAAGAGAAATTCTTTGGACCTGCAAGTCAAAAGTGAAAAACCAAGGAGATATTCTGAGGACTTACAAAGTAAAAGTTTAAGACGGAAATCCATAGATCAGCAAATCAAAGCCTGGCTATCCTCAAAGAAAAATACCACAGAGAAACaagatgcatatacacaaacCACAGAGCAGCTCCCACATCAGCAAGCtgaagatcaacaagctgaaagtcaacaagctgaaggtcAGCAGACCAAAGAGAAGGTCCCAATACAACAATCCCAAGATGAGCAAATCAAAGACCAAAAATCTGTAGAGGAGCTATTACCAGAAGAACATCCTAATGTCAGAGAGGATGAAGGTCAGCAGTCTGATAAAGAGCCACCTCCAAAAGAGCCAGCTAAAGACCAGCATGCCAAAGAGCAGGAAGTCCCAAAGACACAGCTCCAAAATTGGCAGGGAGGACAAGTACTAGTAAAGAGAGCCCCAAGGCAGTTGTGTGATAATTGGGACTCCCAAAGCTTTCAGTACACAGAAAGTTCATGCTCATTCTGGTCAACTCCATCCTGGCAGCCTAGTAGCCAGAGATCCCAAGACTGGATAAGTCAAGGTTGGAGAAACAAAGATTGGAAAACACAAGAATGGCAGTTTGATGTGAAGCCTTCCCTAGACTGGGAATCCCAAGAGCTATTAGAGAGAGAATCTTTAAGGCAAAGGGCACTATACCAACAAATCCAACCCCATACCACCATAGTTCATCAGACCCCATGTCATCAGTTGCAAAACTTTATATTACAAGTAGGCCTGTGTCAAGATAGCAGGCAACAAGAATCCGGTGTTTTAATAGAAGATGTGCATGAAGATGATGTTCAATCAGGAGACAGAGAACCAGGAGATACAGAAGATACATGTCAGAAACAAACAGACCAGCAGTCAGAAGACATGAGGCCAGATAATTATCCTGTTTCTTGTCAGAGCCTGGttccatacacatatgcaacCTGTTTATCCAGCATAGCTTCAGAGCAAGAGGTGCAGAACAATACACCTTGCTCAGGTTCATCCAAAGATCTAAACGCCACTTCTTCCTCATCATATCAAAGAGATCAACAGCAATCTGAAGAGTCAGACTAA
- the LOC116103579 gene encoding membrane-spanning 4-domains subfamily A member 14-like isoform X3 — protein sequence MKSPSEEKRRNHVITIEPDETILTAYPYRPHSSLLEFLKGEPKLLGAIQILLSLFIVGFGIILALNFIFSSKKFPLVIFTGYPFWGAVIFFLTGYVTIFHDKPRQILGILSVLLIITIVEFSISVTIVSFRSRCWASPREVVFFFPSECAQNTEHPAPEENNTLQFEFQEKSSKDNTASSIKSVFLGGYAFFKLRVSRNPSTPKTIPQKSDKGTSSMHFPGEQEAIPPLSPEQEAKLNAVPPPLTPHSSEDSPSQKDSRTDHLNDEDLSSLIHQTSDVQSNLPDYETASVKSLKTPSSHNFLHFLPDNLSSQSLMASLSTQVLQSKQPSLHISQSDDLISEDFLSENIPFQDNQSQDIPSQHTPSQDMQFQDILAQDIALQEIQSQETLYQDTLTQDILSQKTPSQESSYQDILTKDTSPQETHYQYILTKEIPFQETPFKGTPSQETPSPETPSQESPSKGTPSHRTPSQVTTPKGTPPQELSFQDILTKDTSSQETPYQETPFQDTLTQDIPSQDTQEETPFQNTPSQDIQYQDTPSQDKLSQSSQTQNAVPQDMPFSDLQIPNTQVQSQQYPEVFYRDIRTEVMELTQEWKPDQDMKPTRRLSLSLSGKHGQFHLKRNSLDLQVKSEKPRRYSEDLQSKSLRRKSIDQQIKAWLSSKKNTTEKQDAYTQTTEQLPHQQAEDQQAESQQAEGQQTKEKVPIQQSQDEQIKDQKSVEELLPEEHPNVREDEGQQSDKEPPPKEPAKDQHAKEQEVPKTQLQNWQGGQVLVKRAPRQLCDNWDSQSFQYTESSCSFWSTPSWQPSSQRSQDWISQGWRNKDWKTQEWQFDVKPSLDWESQELLERESLRQRALYQQIQPHTTIVHQTPCHQLQNFILQVGLCQDSRQQESGVLIEDVHEDDVQSGDREPGDTEDTCQKQTDQQSEDMRPDNYPVSCQSLVPYTYATCLSSIASEQEVQNNTPCSGSSKDLNATSSSSYQRDQQQSEESD from the exons ATGAAGTCACCAtctgaggagaagagaaggaaccaTGTCATCACTATAGAGCCAGATGAAACTATCTTGACTGCCTATCCATATAGACCTCATAGTTCTCTGCTGGAATTCCTTAAGGGGGAACCAAAGCTTTTAGGG gCCATCcagattcttctttctctattcatTGTAGGCTTTGGAATTATATTAGCCCTTAATTTCATCTTTTCATCCAAAAAATTTCCTCTCGTGATCTTCACAGGATATCCATTCTGGGGAGCAGTTATT TTTTTTCTGACAGGATATGTCACAATATTCCATGATAAACCAAGACAAATTCTG GGAATTTTGTCAGTCTTATTAATCATCACCATAGTAGAGTTCAGCATCTCTGTGACTATTGTATCCTTCAGAAGCAGATGCTGGGCCAGTCCAAGAGAG GTTGTGTTCTTCTTTCCTTCAGAATGTGCTCAAAATACTGAACATCCTGCCCCAGAAGAAAACAATACATTACAATTTGAGTTTCAAGAAAAATCTTCCAAGGATAATACAGCTTCAAGCATAAAAAGTGTTTTCTTAGGAGGTTATGCTTTCTTCAAGTTAAGAGTCTCAAGAAATCCTTCAACTCCCAAAACTATCCCACAGAAAAGTGATAAAGGTACATCTTCTATGCATTTTCCAGGGGAACAGGAGGCTATTCCTCCACTCTCCCCAGAGCAAGAAGCCAAACTGAATGCTGTACCTCCCCCATTAACACCACATTCTTCAGAAGATAGTCCTTCTCAGAAAGACTCTAGAACTGATCACCTGAATGATGAGGACCTATCATCTCTTATACATCAGACTTCTGATGTGCAATCCAATTTGCCTGACTATGAAACTGCATCAGTCAAAAGTCTTAAAACTCCATCTTCACATAATTTCCTCCATTTTTTACCTGATAATTTGTCATCTCAATCACTAATGGCATCTCTGTCAACACAAGTCTTACAATCGAAACAGCCATCATTACATATTTCACAGTCTGATGATCTGATATCTgaagattttctttctgaaaacatACCATTTCAAGACAACCAATCCCAAGACATCCCTTCTCAACACACCCCATCCCAAGACATGCAATTCCAAGATATACTAGCTCAAGACATAGCATTGCAAGAGATTCAATCCCAAGAGACTCTGTACCAAGATACACTAACCCAAGACATACTATCTCAAAAGACTCCATCCCAAGAGTCATCATACCAAGATATACTAACTAAAGATACATCACCCCAAGAGACTCACTATCAATATATATTAACAAAAGAAATACCATTCCAGGAGACTCCATTCAAAGGGACTCCATCCCAAGAAACTCCATCCCCAGAAACTCCATCTCAAGAGTCTCCATCCAAAGGGACTCCATCCCACAGGACTCCATCCCAAGTGACTACACCCAAGGGAACTCCACCCCAAGAGCTGTCATTCCAAGATATACTAACTAAAGACACATCATCTCAAGAGACTCCATACCAAGAAACTCCATTCCAAGATACACTAACTCAAGATATACCATCCCAAGACACCCAAGAAGAGACTCCATTCCAAAATACTCCATCCCAGGATATACAATATCAAGATACACCATCTCAAGACAAACTATCCCAAAGTTCACAAACCCAAAATGCAGTACCTCAAGATATGCCATTTTCAGATCTTCAAATACCAAAcactcaagttcaaagccagcaatATCCAGAAGTTTTTTATAGGGACATTCGAACAGAAGTCATGGAGCTAACTCAAGAATGGAAGCCTGATCAGGACATGAAACCCACAAGAAGACTTTCCTTATCCTTGTCAGGCAAACATGGGCAATTCCATCTCAAGAGAAATTCTTTGGACCTGCAAGTCAAAAGTGAAAAACCAAGGAGATATTCTGAGGACTTACAAAGTAAAAGTTTAAGACGGAAATCCATAGATCAGCAAATCAAAGCCTGGCTATCCTCAAAGAAAAATACCACAGAGAAACaagatgcatatacacaaacCACAGAGCAGCTCCCACATCAGCAAGCtgaagatcaacaagctgaaagtcaacaagctgaaggtcAGCAGACCAAAGAGAAGGTCCCAATACAACAATCCCAAGATGAGCAAATCAAAGACCAAAAATCTGTAGAGGAGCTATTACCAGAAGAACATCCTAATGTCAGAGAGGATGAAGGTCAGCAGTCTGATAAAGAGCCACCTCCAAAAGAGCCAGCTAAAGACCAGCATGCCAAAGAGCAGGAAGTCCCAAAGACACAGCTCCAAAATTGGCAGGGAGGACAAGTACTAGTAAAGAGAGCCCCAAGGCAGTTGTGTGATAATTGGGACTCCCAAAGCTTTCAGTACACAGAAAGTTCATGCTCATTCTGGTCAACTCCATCCTGGCAGCCTAGTAGCCAGAGATCCCAAGACTGGATAAGTCAAGGTTGGAGAAACAAAGATTGGAAAACACAAGAATGGCAGTTTGATGTGAAGCCTTCCCTAGACTGGGAATCCCAAGAGCTATTAGAGAGAGAATCTTTAAGGCAAAGGGCACTATACCAACAAATCCAACCCCATACCACCATAGTTCATCAGACCCCATGTCATCAGTTGCAAAACTTTATATTACAAGTAGGCCTGTGTCAAGATAGCAGGCAACAAGAATCCGGTGTTTTAATAGAAGATGTGCATGAAGATGATGTTCAATCAGGAGACAGAGAACCAGGAGATACAGAAGATACATGTCAGAAACAAACAGACCAGCAGTCAGAAGACATGAGGCCAGATAATTATCCTGTTTCTTGTCAGAGCCTGGttccatacacatatgcaacCTGTTTATCCAGCATAGCTTCAGAGCAAGAGGTGCAGAACAATACACCTTGCTCAGGTTCATCCAAAGATCTAAACGCCACTTCTTCCTCATCATATCAAAGAGATCAACAGCAATCTGAAGAGTCAGACTAA